In Flavobacterium lacustre, a genomic segment contains:
- the queA gene encoding tRNA preQ1(34) S-adenosylmethionine ribosyltransferase-isomerase QueA — protein sequence MKLSHFQFNLPKELLAEYPAENRDESRLMVIDRKKQTIEHKMFKDVIDYFDDGDVLILNNTKVFPARLYGNKEKTGARIEVFLLRELNAEQRLWDVLVDPARKIRIGNKLYFGDDDSLVAEVIDNTTSRGRTLRFLYDGSYEEFRNKLTELGETPIPKYISRDVTPEDAERYQTIYAKEEGAVAAPTAGLHFSKHLLKKLEIKGIKFAEVTLHVGLGTFNPVEVEDLSKHKMDSEELKITQEACDIVNNAKLNKKRICTVGTTSMRAVESSVSSQQTLNPFDGWTNKFVFPPHDFSVATCMITNFHTPKSTLLMMVSAFCGHDLMKRAYEEAIKEEYKFYSYGDAMLII from the coding sequence ATGAAATTATCTCATTTTCAATTCAATTTACCAAAAGAACTTCTCGCTGAATATCCTGCCGAAAACAGAGACGAGTCTCGTTTGATGGTAATTGACCGTAAAAAACAAACCATAGAACACAAAATGTTCAAAGATGTTATCGATTATTTTGATGATGGAGATGTTTTAATCTTGAATAATACTAAAGTTTTCCCGGCACGTTTGTACGGAAACAAAGAAAAAACAGGAGCTAGAATCGAAGTATTCTTATTGAGAGAACTAAATGCTGAACAAAGACTTTGGGATGTATTAGTTGATCCAGCTCGTAAAATCAGAATTGGTAACAAATTATATTTTGGTGATGACGATTCGTTGGTTGCTGAAGTAATTGATAATACAACTTCTCGTGGAAGAACTTTGCGTTTCCTTTACGATGGTTCTTATGAAGAGTTCAGAAATAAATTAACGGAATTGGGTGAAACTCCAATCCCAAAATACATCAGTAGAGACGTAACTCCGGAAGATGCGGAACGTTACCAAACGATTTATGCCAAAGAAGAAGGAGCTGTAGCTGCACCAACTGCAGGGTTGCATTTCTCTAAACATTTGTTGAAAAAACTGGAAATTAAAGGAATCAAGTTTGCCGAAGTAACGCTTCACGTTGGTTTAGGAACTTTCAATCCAGTTGAGGTTGAGGATTTATCAAAACATAAAATGGATTCTGAAGAGTTAAAAATTACTCAAGAAGCCTGTGATATTGTAAACAACGCAAAGTTAAACAAGAAACGTATTTGTACCGTGGGAACTACTTCTATGCGTGCTGTAGAAAGTTCTGTTTCATCACAACAAACCTTAAACCCGTTTGATGGTTGGACAAACAAGTTTGTTTTTCCTCCTCACGATTTTAGCGTAGCGACTTGTATGATTACAAATTTTCATACTCCAAAATCAACTTTGTTAATGATG